The genomic segment AGAAAAGCTTTTGAAATAAGTCAGGATTCATATTATTTAATCGCCGTGATAGCTGAGAGATACTGATAGAATCTAGGTTAACTTCTTTTTGCAGCTTGTCATCAAAAAGACTATCGCCCAGTGCATGAAGACTTTCGATTTCTTGAAGTTGTGCAAAAAGAAGTAATTTTAGAAATGATTCGGTCGTTAACTTTTTTGTATAGTAATCTAATTTCAACGTTTTCAC from the Bacillus sp. FJAT-45350 genome contains:
- a CDS encoding DUF4372 domain-containing protein, whose product is MDKITRKTSFGQWFSPINLQLFEENVKTLKLDYYTKKLTTESFLKLLLFAQLQEIESLHALGDSLFDDKLQKEVNLDSISISQLSRRLNNMNPDLFQKLFLDLVAQIHVKTHPTKLIMPLKIIDSSTLPLNLTHHKWAKFRKTKAG